One genomic window of Aliiroseovarius sp. M344 includes the following:
- a CDS encoding alanyl-tRNA editing protein — MTEALFRQNAYLCDARGKVVSHAERGVVLDQALFYPTGGGQPGDRGRLSWDGGTMDVVNTLKSDGDDIALVPADGATLPPIGAEVKQTLDWDLRLRHMRMHTALHLLSVIIPLPVTGGQIGAEKSRLDFAMEDPPEDKQSLEDALNALIARDFEVTERWITDAELEANPGLVKTMSVQPPKGAGHVRLVRIGTADEQVDLQPCGGTHVRRTSEIGSVLLGKVEKKSRLNRRFNIHLASP; from the coding sequence ATGACTGAAGCACTGTTCCGCCAGAACGCTTATCTGTGCGACGCACGGGGCAAAGTTGTGTCCCATGCGGAGCGGGGCGTGGTTCTAGATCAGGCACTTTTCTATCCGACCGGGGGCGGCCAGCCGGGCGACCGCGGTCGCCTGTCCTGGGATGGCGGGACAATGGATGTTGTGAATACCCTTAAATCTGATGGGGACGATATCGCGCTTGTGCCTGCCGACGGCGCCACACTGCCCCCAATCGGCGCAGAGGTGAAACAGACCCTCGACTGGGATCTGCGCCTGCGCCATATGCGAATGCACACGGCGCTGCATCTTCTGTCTGTGATCATTCCCTTGCCTGTCACTGGCGGCCAAATCGGGGCCGAGAAGTCGCGCCTTGATTTCGCTATGGAAGACCCGCCCGAGGATAAACAATCGCTCGAAGACGCGTTGAACGCACTGATCGCCCGTGATTTTGAGGTCACTGAGCGGTGGATCACCGATGCCGAGTTAGAGGCGAACCCCGGTTTGGTCAAAACCATGTCCGTGCAGCCCCCAAAAGGCGCGGGTCATGTGCGTCTGGTGCGCATTGGGACGGCAGACGAACAGGTTGACCTGCAACCCTGCGGCGGCACTCATGTCCGGCGCACGTCTGAAATCGGATCAGTGTTGCTGGGCAAGGTCGAGAAGAAAAGTCGCCTGAACCGACGGTTTAATATACACTTGGCTTCGCCGTAA